A section of the Microbacterium sp. MM2322 genome encodes:
- a CDS encoding ABC transporter permease, translating to MNTSVSPSFGQSVWLVTERELGSKLRSKSFIISTIVMFVIVLGAVLWAGFTAQSDSRTPIAVTSGTESAITTPDAFDVTDAATADEARKLVRDGDVDAAIIPGGDEPLGYTVVFDQSVSNTLLQQLSIAPKVEILDKSATDGFLRYIIAIAFGGAFFAAALTFGTTIATSVVEEKQTRVVELLISAIPTRALLAGKVLGNTILAMGQIVGIAAVALIGLTVTGQDFLIAGLGGPIAWFAVFFLFGFVLLAALFAAAGALVSRQEDIGPTITPLTYIVMAPYFLVIFFNDNPVVLTIMSYVPFSAPVGMPVRIFVGEAQWWEPLLALAVMLAACVGAILVGAKIYENSILRMGARVKLREALSR from the coding sequence GTGAACACGTCCGTCTCCCCCTCGTTCGGCCAGAGCGTCTGGCTCGTCACGGAGCGCGAGCTCGGCTCGAAGCTGCGCTCGAAGTCGTTCATCATCTCGACCATCGTCATGTTCGTGATCGTGCTCGGCGCGGTCCTCTGGGCGGGCTTCACCGCGCAGAGCGACAGTCGCACGCCCATCGCGGTCACGTCCGGAACCGAGTCCGCCATCACCACCCCCGATGCGTTCGACGTGACGGATGCCGCAACCGCCGACGAGGCGAGGAAGCTCGTCCGCGACGGCGACGTCGACGCGGCGATCATCCCCGGCGGCGACGAGCCGCTCGGCTACACGGTCGTGTTCGACCAGTCGGTCTCGAACACCCTGCTGCAGCAGCTGAGCATCGCACCGAAGGTCGAGATCCTCGACAAGTCGGCGACCGACGGGTTCCTCCGTTACATCATCGCGATCGCCTTCGGCGGCGCCTTCTTCGCGGCCGCGCTGACCTTCGGCACGACGATCGCGACGAGCGTCGTCGAAGAGAAGCAGACCCGCGTGGTCGAGCTGCTGATCTCGGCGATCCCCACGCGCGCGCTGTTGGCGGGCAAGGTGCTCGGCAACACGATCCTCGCGATGGGGCAGATCGTCGGCATCGCCGCGGTCGCCCTCATCGGGTTGACGGTGACGGGGCAGGACTTCCTCATCGCCGGTCTCGGCGGGCCGATCGCCTGGTTCGCGGTGTTCTTCCTCTTCGGGTTCGTGCTGCTCGCGGCGCTCTTCGCTGCCGCGGGAGCACTCGTCTCGCGCCAGGAGGACATCGGCCCCACGATCACGCCGCTCACCTACATCGTGATGGCGCCGTACTTCCTCGTCATCTTCTTCAACGACAACCCCGTCGTGCTGACGATCATGTCGTACGTCCCGTTCTCGGCTCCGGTCGGGATGCCGGTGCGCATCTTCGTCGGCGAGGCGCAGTGGTGGGAGCCGCTGCTGGCGCTGGCCGTCATGCTCGCCGCCTGCGTCGGGGCGATCCTGGTCGGCGCGAAGATCTACGAGAACTCGATCCTCCGGATGGGGGCCCGCGTCAAGCTGCGCGAGGCATTGTCGCGCTGA
- a CDS encoding metal-dependent transcriptional regulator: protein MPASTVDDYLKTIYHYTEWQSDPVTPSVLAGELGLAPSSVTEMVKKLAAQGLVSHRPYGPISLTDAGTRRATAVIRRHRLIETWLVREFDYAWDEVHDEAEVLEHTISDRLLAGIDARLDHPRFDPHGDAIPGPDGSVEREPFVLLAEATIGHTGRVLRVSDRDPALLRTLEERGLDVGHTVTATGRDAVQVDGGPTIDLPPAAAQAVWLTA from the coding sequence GTGCCCGCGTCCACGGTCGACGACTACCTGAAGACGATCTACCACTACACCGAGTGGCAGAGCGATCCCGTCACCCCGTCGGTGCTGGCCGGCGAACTCGGACTCGCGCCCTCGTCGGTGACCGAGATGGTCAAGAAGCTCGCGGCGCAGGGCCTCGTGTCGCACCGACCGTACGGCCCGATCTCGCTGACGGATGCCGGGACCCGCCGCGCGACCGCGGTCATCCGCCGGCATCGCCTCATCGAGACGTGGCTCGTCCGCGAGTTCGACTACGCGTGGGACGAGGTGCACGACGAGGCCGAGGTGCTCGAGCACACGATCAGCGATCGCCTCCTCGCGGGGATCGACGCGCGCCTCGATCACCCCCGGTTCGACCCGCACGGCGACGCGATCCCCGGCCCCGACGGATCCGTCGAGCGGGAGCCGTTCGTCCTCCTCGCCGAGGCGACGATCGGCCACACCGGTCGGGTGCTGCGGGTCTCGGACCGCGACCCCGCGCTCCTCCGCACGCTCGAGGAGCGCGGTCTCGACGTCGGCCACACCGTCACCGCGACGGGCCGCGACGCCGTCCAGGTCGATGGCGGCCCGACGATCGATCTGCCGCCCGCTGCCGCGCAGGCGGTCTGGCTCACCGCCTGA
- a CDS encoding protein kinase domain-containing protein — MTDAPEPLVGDVLADRYRLVAQVGQGGMARVFRADDTALGRTVAVKVLRPEVEGAMSAPERARSEVTLLASLNHPSLVTLFDAHLTGSPDYLVMEFVDGPTLSARIAEGPLPPAEVAALAAELGEALHVVHGSGVVHRDVKPSNVLLASPHLPGGRPRAKLADFGIALLLDSARVTTPGTVIGTAAYLAPEQVQGRDPAPASDVYALGLVLLEALTGERAYPNTDGIGAALARLTTPPTIPDELGPGWGALLTRMTATGPDDRPTALEVVEAAERLRTAPVDGAPPLPPVRAAVAAGIPVAAAVPAEPATRRYPTAATVALDPAAATDVPEKRRSRRPVVVALAVGAVALVAAASIWTASLAGSPEPTSSDPAQTEPRSTEPVQDTVTDPTPAPSIEPAPTPSTVTTDDAPDDKAAKDAEKDAEKAAKEAEKQAEQDAKRAERDAEKGPKDTPDKP; from the coding sequence ATGACGGATGCACCCGAACCGCTCGTCGGCGACGTGCTGGCGGACCGTTACCGCCTCGTCGCCCAGGTCGGACAGGGCGGGATGGCGCGCGTCTTCCGCGCCGACGACACCGCCCTCGGCCGGACGGTCGCCGTCAAGGTGCTCCGCCCCGAGGTCGAAGGCGCCATGAGCGCACCCGAGCGTGCGCGGAGCGAGGTCACGCTGCTCGCCTCGCTCAACCACCCGTCGCTCGTCACCCTCTTCGACGCCCACCTCACCGGCTCGCCCGACTACCTCGTGATGGAGTTCGTCGACGGTCCCACGCTGAGCGCGCGCATCGCCGAGGGACCCCTGCCGCCGGCGGAGGTCGCCGCGCTCGCCGCCGAACTGGGCGAGGCGCTCCACGTCGTGCACGGGTCGGGCGTCGTCCACCGCGACGTCAAGCCCTCGAACGTGCTGCTCGCATCGCCGCACCTGCCGGGCGGGCGGCCGCGCGCGAAGCTCGCCGACTTCGGCATCGCGCTCCTGCTCGACAGCGCTCGCGTGACGACCCCCGGCACCGTGATCGGCACCGCCGCCTACCTCGCCCCCGAGCAGGTGCAGGGCCGCGATCCCGCCCCCGCATCCGATGTCTACGCCCTCGGCCTCGTCCTGCTCGAAGCCCTCACCGGCGAACGCGCGTATCCGAACACCGACGGCATCGGCGCCGCCCTCGCTCGCTTGACGACGCCCCCGACGATCCCCGACGAACTCGGACCGGGCTGGGGTGCGCTCCTCACGCGGATGACCGCCACCGGCCCGGACGATCGGCCGACCGCGCTCGAGGTCGTCGAGGCGGCCGAGCGGCTGCGGACCGCGCCCGTCGACGGCGCCCCGCCGCTGCCGCCCGTCCGTGCGGCGGTGGCCGCAGGCATCCCCGTCGCCGCTGCCGTGCCCGCGGAGCCCGCCACTCGCCGCTACCCCACCGCTGCGACCGTCGCGCTCGACCCGGCTGCCGCGACCGACGTCCCGGAGAAGCGGCGATCGCGTCGTCCGGTCGTGGTCGCGCTCGCCGTCGGCGCCGTCGCGCTGGTCGCCGCGGCGAGCATCTGGACGGCGTCCCTCGCGGGATCCCCGGAGCCGACGTCGTCCGACCCCGCCCAGACCGAGCCGCGCTCGACGGAGCCGGTGCAGGACACCGTGACCGACCCGACGCCGGCCCCGTCGATCGAGCCCGCACCGACCCCGAGCACCGTCACCACCGACGACGCCCCGGACGACAAAGCGGCGAAGGATGCGGAGAAGGATGCGGAGAAGGCGGCGAAAGAGGCCGAGAAGCAGGCCGAGCAAGACGCCAAGCGTGCCGAGCGCGACGCCGAGAAGGGCCCGAAGGACACACCCGACAAGCCCTGA
- the pyrE gene encoding orotate phosphoribosyltransferase, giving the protein MTVASTPALEADRQSLISLIQEEAVFHGDFTLSSGKKATYYVDMRKLTLDHRAAPAIGRIMLDLIRDVDGIVAVGGLTLGADPIANAVMHESARTDAPLDAFVVRKEPKDHGRGRQVEGADVVGKRVIVVEDTSTTGQSALKAVEALRRAGAEPVAVAVIVDRKTGAQAAVEAEGLTWLAAIDLDDLGLKPQ; this is encoded by the coding sequence GTGACCGTCGCCTCTACGCCCGCACTCGAAGCCGACCGCCAGAGCCTCATCTCGCTTATCCAGGAGGAGGCCGTGTTCCACGGCGACTTCACCCTGTCGAGCGGCAAGAAGGCGACGTACTACGTCGACATGCGCAAGCTCACGCTCGACCACCGCGCGGCTCCCGCCATCGGCCGGATCATGCTCGACCTCATCCGCGACGTCGACGGCATCGTCGCGGTCGGCGGTCTCACGCTCGGCGCCGACCCCATCGCCAACGCCGTCATGCACGAGTCGGCGCGCACCGATGCTCCGCTCGACGCGTTCGTCGTCCGCAAGGAGCCCAAGGACCACGGCCGCGGCCGTCAGGTCGAAGGAGCGGATGTCGTCGGCAAGCGCGTCATCGTCGTCGAAGACACCTCGACCACCGGTCAGTCCGCGCTGAAGGCCGTCGAGGCGCTCCGCCGCGCGGGTGCCGAGCCCGTCGCCGTCGCCGTCATCGTCGACCGCAAGACCGGCGCGCAGGCCGCCGTCGAAGCCGAAGGCCTCACGTGGCTGGCCGCGATCGACCTCGACGACCTGGGCCTGAAGCCCCAGTAA
- a CDS encoding ATP-binding cassette domain-containing protein → MLQLRGITKSYGSRRVLDDVAFDVAPGRLTGFVGGNGAGKTTTMRIMLGVLGRDAGEVTLNGAPVTAADRRRFGYMPEERGLYPKMKVLEHIVYLARLHGFSKTDATTRATALLEELGLGERLEDNVETLSLGNQQRAQIAAALVHDPEVLILDEPFSGLDPLAVDVVANVLQGRAAQGTSVLFSSHQLDVVERLCDDLVIIAAGTIRAAGTRDGLRAEHATRRFELVSGADAGWLRDEPGVEVVDFDGGYALFEADSDETVQRVLQRAVAAGDVTTFAPRRPSLAQIFTEVIQ, encoded by the coding sequence ATGCTGCAGCTACGCGGGATCACCAAGAGCTACGGCTCGCGGCGGGTGCTCGACGACGTCGCGTTCGACGTCGCGCCCGGCCGCCTGACGGGCTTCGTCGGCGGAAACGGCGCCGGCAAGACGACGACGATGCGGATCATGCTGGGCGTCCTCGGCCGCGACGCGGGCGAAGTCACCCTGAACGGCGCCCCCGTCACCGCCGCCGACCGTCGGCGCTTCGGCTACATGCCCGAAGAGCGCGGCCTCTACCCGAAGATGAAGGTGCTCGAGCACATCGTCTATCTCGCGCGCCTGCACGGCTTCTCGAAGACGGATGCCACGACCCGCGCGACGGCGCTCCTCGAAGAGCTGGGGCTCGGCGAACGTCTGGAGGACAACGTCGAGACGCTGTCGCTCGGCAACCAGCAGCGCGCGCAGATCGCGGCCGCCCTCGTGCACGACCCCGAGGTGCTGATCCTCGACGAGCCGTTCTCGGGTCTCGACCCGCTCGCGGTCGACGTCGTGGCGAACGTCCTCCAGGGCCGCGCCGCGCAGGGGACGTCGGTGCTCTTCTCGTCGCACCAGCTCGACGTCGTCGAGCGCCTGTGCGATGACCTCGTCATCATCGCCGCCGGCACGATCCGCGCCGCCGGCACCCGCGACGGCCTGCGCGCCGAGCACGCGACCCGTCGCTTCGAACTCGTCTCCGGGGCGGATGCCGGCTGGCTCCGCGACGAACCGGGCGTCGAGGTCGTCGACTTCGACGGCGGCTACGCCCTCTTCGAGGCCGACTCCGACGAGACCGTGCAGCGCGTCCTGCAGCGCGCGGTCGCCGCGGGCGACGTGACCACGTTCGCCCCGCGCCGCCCCTCCCTCGCCCAGATCTTCACGGAGGTCATCCAGTGA
- a CDS encoding SDR family NAD(P)-dependent oxidoreductase translates to MARDDWDPDDLPDLSGRRYLVTGSNTGLGFFSCLQLAGAGAHVIMTARNPSKLSRARAAILAQVPDADLETLALDTSNLGSVRAAAATVRGRVGLHGALFNAGIVHPPKTREVTRDGNELVIATNALGHYALAGALLPALAAARGRMVWLGSVATKLFPWDPIDPELVDDYTPWRAYVQSKVATSAIGFEADRRLRAASVPVASLVAHPGYSLGGRTRRIAGVSAPTRRKRLIGGLQAVVSQSKESGAWAPVRALTDPEAEGGQYWGPSRMYTGLPALAKAPRITIDPDVGARMWHYAEHATRAEWPYLKGRRLRLR, encoded by the coding sequence GTGGCGCGAGATGACTGGGACCCCGACGATCTGCCCGATCTGAGCGGCCGTCGATACCTCGTCACCGGGTCGAACACCGGACTCGGATTCTTTTCCTGCCTGCAGCTCGCCGGTGCCGGCGCGCACGTCATCATGACGGCGCGGAACCCGTCGAAACTGTCCCGCGCGCGGGCCGCGATCCTCGCCCAGGTGCCGGATGCCGACCTCGAGACTCTCGCGCTCGACACGAGCAACCTCGGCTCGGTGCGCGCCGCCGCGGCGACGGTCCGCGGACGCGTCGGGCTGCACGGTGCGCTGTTCAACGCCGGCATCGTCCACCCGCCGAAGACGCGGGAGGTCACCCGCGACGGGAACGAGCTCGTGATCGCCACGAACGCGCTCGGGCACTACGCGCTCGCAGGTGCCCTCCTGCCCGCCCTCGCCGCAGCGCGCGGCCGGATGGTGTGGCTCGGTTCGGTCGCGACGAAGCTCTTCCCGTGGGATCCGATCGACCCCGAACTCGTCGACGACTACACCCCGTGGCGGGCGTACGTGCAGTCCAAGGTCGCGACGTCGGCGATCGGTTTCGAAGCCGACCGGCGGCTGCGGGCGGCATCCGTCCCCGTGGCCAGCCTCGTCGCGCACCCCGGATACTCGCTCGGCGGCCGCACCCGGCGCATCGCGGGAGTCAGCGCACCCACGCGCCGCAAGCGCCTGATCGGCGGGTTGCAGGCCGTTGTCTCGCAGTCCAAAGAGAGCGGGGCGTGGGCTCCGGTGCGCGCCCTCACCGACCCGGAGGCCGAGGGCGGGCAGTACTGGGGTCCGTCCCGCATGTACACGGGCCTCCCGGCCCTCGCGAAGGCGCCGCGCATCACGATCGACCCCGATGTCGGCGCCCGCATGTGGCACTACGCCGAGCACGCGACCCGCGCGGAATGGCCGTACCTCAAGGGCCGGCGGCTGCGCTTGCGCTGA
- a CDS encoding exodeoxyribonuclease III: MRLATWNVNSIRARIVRTVEFAVREGIDVLAMQEIKCKPEQFPYEAFEEAGYHVEAHGLNQWNGVAIASRQPITDVEYAFPDMPGFLKGHEGPDAPQEARALGATIDGVKVWSLYVPNGRGLDDPHFTYKLHWLEALRAYTQSTLAARPDLPLALVGDFNIAPTDADNGDPTIVQGVSTHVSPEERASFQALLDAGLVDTVRPLVPTGYTYWDYKQLRFPRNEGLRIDFILGSPAFADAVVAASIHRDERKGEIPSDHVPVVVDLDLDGEDDDDRPMIF; encoded by the coding sequence ATGCGGCTTGCCACCTGGAACGTCAACTCCATCCGCGCGCGCATCGTGCGCACCGTCGAATTCGCCGTGCGCGAGGGCATCGACGTGCTGGCGATGCAGGAGATCAAGTGCAAGCCCGAGCAGTTCCCCTACGAGGCGTTCGAAGAGGCCGGGTACCACGTCGAGGCGCACGGCCTGAATCAGTGGAACGGCGTCGCCATCGCGAGCCGCCAGCCGATCACCGACGTCGAGTACGCCTTCCCCGATATGCCCGGGTTCCTGAAGGGGCACGAGGGTCCGGATGCCCCGCAGGAGGCACGTGCCCTCGGAGCGACGATCGACGGGGTCAAGGTCTGGAGCCTCTACGTCCCCAACGGACGCGGACTGGACGACCCCCACTTCACGTACAAGCTGCACTGGCTCGAGGCTCTCCGCGCCTATACGCAGTCGACCCTCGCGGCTCGCCCTGACCTGCCGCTCGCCCTCGTGGGCGACTTCAACATCGCCCCGACGGATGCCGACAACGGCGACCCGACGATCGTCCAAGGCGTGTCGACCCACGTCTCCCCCGAGGAGCGCGCCTCGTTCCAGGCGCTCCTCGACGCCGGCCTCGTCGACACGGTCCGCCCGCTGGTGCCGACCGGCTACACGTACTGGGACTACAAGCAACTGCGCTTCCCCCGCAATGAGGGCCTGCGGATCGACTTCATCCTCGGCTCCCCGGCCTTCGCCGACGCCGTCGTCGCGGCATCCATCCACCGCGACGAGCGCAAGGGTGAGATTCCGAGCGACCATGTTCCCGTCGTCGTCGACCTGGATCTCGACGGCGAGGACGACGACGACCGTCCGATGATCTTCTGA
- a CDS encoding NADPH-dependent FMN reductase, giving the protein MTNRTIGYIVGSISSTSINRTLAKALERLAPEGTTLVEIPIKDLPFYSVDHDGNFPQVAVDFKQAIADVDGVIIVTPEYSRSIPGVLKNALDWAARPYGQNAFHNKPTAVIGTSGSGVATAVAQQHLKAILSHFNAPTLGQPEGFVQTTPGLFAEDGEVTNDATAGFLTGYLEAFNDLVDRYAKVPAGV; this is encoded by the coding sequence ATGACGAATCGCACCATCGGCTACATCGTCGGCAGCATCTCGTCGACGTCGATCAACCGGACCCTCGCCAAGGCGCTCGAGCGCCTCGCCCCCGAGGGCACCACGCTGGTCGAGATCCCGATCAAGGACCTGCCGTTCTACTCGGTCGACCACGACGGGAACTTCCCGCAGGTGGCCGTCGACTTCAAGCAGGCGATCGCGGACGTCGATGGCGTCATCATCGTGACCCCCGAGTACAGCCGCTCGATCCCGGGCGTCCTCAAGAACGCGCTCGACTGGGCTGCCCGCCCGTACGGCCAGAACGCGTTCCACAACAAGCCCACGGCCGTCATCGGCACGTCGGGCAGCGGTGTGGCGACCGCCGTCGCCCAGCAGCACCTCAAGGCGATCCTCAGCCACTTCAACGCGCCGACGCTCGGCCAGCCCGAGGGCTTCGTGCAGACCACGCCCGGCCTGTTCGCCGAGGACGGCGAGGTCACGAACGACGCGACCGCCGGCTTCCTGACCGGCTACCTCGAGGCGTTCAACGACCTCGTCGACCGCTACGCGAAGGTCCCCGCGGGCGTCTGA
- a CDS encoding TfoX/Sxy family protein: MADRVTVAPEVREILDEARTIIGDRAVREISMFGAIALMVDDSMAVAVFKSESLLVRVRDDEDAALLAEPDAERSHMGERSMGLSWLRVALDPEHSRLEFWVRAALRRPGKSAA, from the coding sequence ATGGCGGATCGGGTGACGGTGGCGCCTGAGGTGCGCGAGATCCTCGACGAGGCGCGGACGATCATCGGCGACCGGGCGGTCCGGGAGATCTCGATGTTCGGCGCCATCGCGCTCATGGTCGACGACTCGATGGCGGTCGCCGTCTTCAAGAGCGAGTCCCTGCTCGTCCGGGTCCGGGACGACGAGGATGCTGCCCTGCTCGCCGAGCCCGACGCGGAGCGCTCGCACATGGGCGAACGGTCGATGGGGCTCAGCTGGTTGCGGGTCGCCCTCGACCCCGAGCACTCGCGGCTGGAGTTCTGGGTGCGGGCAGCGCTTCGCCGACCCGGCAAGAGCGCGGCCTGA
- a CDS encoding response regulator transcription factor — protein sequence MIRVLLVDDHAIMRAGFRMILEAAGDIEVVGEAGDGRAAVASARELQPDVICMDVQMPDMDGLEATRRIVADAGVAASVVIVTTFDRDDYLFQALSAGASGFLLKNAGPEELTNAVRVAASGDALLSPTVTRRVIARFAATEAEPAASLPRAADAAPGLPVELTDREAEVLRLLAQAMSNGEIARELYIGEATVKTHVSNVLQKLGARDRVAAVVWAHRHGLA from the coding sequence ATGATCCGCGTCCTGCTGGTCGACGACCACGCGATCATGCGCGCCGGGTTCCGCATGATCCTCGAGGCGGCCGGTGACATCGAGGTCGTCGGCGAGGCCGGCGACGGCCGCGCCGCGGTCGCGTCGGCGCGTGAGCTCCAGCCCGACGTCATCTGCATGGACGTCCAGATGCCCGACATGGACGGTCTCGAGGCGACGCGTCGGATCGTGGCGGATGCGGGGGTCGCGGCATCCGTCGTCATCGTGACGACTTTCGACCGCGACGACTACCTGTTCCAGGCGCTGTCGGCGGGGGCGAGCGGATTCCTCCTGAAGAACGCCGGCCCGGAAGAGCTCACGAACGCCGTGCGCGTCGCCGCCTCGGGCGACGCCCTGCTCTCGCCGACGGTCACCCGCCGCGTGATCGCGCGGTTCGCCGCGACCGAGGCGGAGCCGGCGGCATCCCTCCCCCGTGCAGCGGATGCCGCGCCCGGCCTCCCGGTGGAGCTCACGGACCGCGAGGCCGAGGTGCTGCGGCTGCTCGCGCAGGCGATGAGCAACGGCGAGATCGCCCGGGAGCTCTACATCGGCGAGGCGACGGTGAAGACGCACGTGTCGAACGTGCTGCAGAAGCTCGGTGCCCGCGACCGCGTCGCCGCCGTCGTCTGGGCCCACCGCCACGGCCTCGCCTGA
- a CDS encoding sensor histidine kinase — MPDSMLRRAATADERRHDAWLAAGLLIAAMLSTALGSVSGVYRGAHPDLVWGLLYSAAISAPLALRRRYPMSVLIVVSTAFFIGVSIRIPELYVGNVSLFIGMYTVGSWVADRRRAALVRALLIVAMFVWLMISIFQSAASDDGLSREGPFSPFAAFAMIQFLVNVAFFGGAYLFGERAYTSAMERAALEERTRELELERERSAAQAVALDRVRIARELHDVVAHHVSAMGVQAGAARTVLERDSDAARTALTGVETSARQALSELRQLLETLRTPETDAPGGSTLRLDGLVELVAHANDNGLPTTLSVVGEATPTPELVQVNLYRIAQEALTNARRHGGPGATADVRLRYGTSDVELEVANTGRPPISGRAGLGLVGMRERAAASGGSLEARARPRGGFLVRVHVPVSPAVPA, encoded by the coding sequence ATGCCCGACTCGATGCTCCGCCGCGCCGCCACCGCGGACGAACGACGCCACGACGCCTGGTTGGCTGCCGGATTGCTGATCGCCGCCATGCTCAGCACGGCCCTGGGCAGCGTCTCGGGTGTCTACCGCGGCGCTCACCCGGACCTGGTCTGGGGGCTGCTGTACTCCGCCGCGATCTCGGCTCCGCTGGCCCTCCGTCGGCGCTACCCCATGTCGGTCCTGATCGTCGTCTCGACCGCCTTCTTCATCGGCGTCTCGATACGGATCCCCGAGCTCTACGTCGGCAACGTCTCGCTGTTCATCGGGATGTACACGGTCGGCTCGTGGGTGGCCGACCGGCGCCGCGCGGCGCTCGTGCGAGCCCTCCTCATCGTCGCGATGTTCGTGTGGCTGATGATCTCGATCTTCCAGTCGGCGGCATCCGACGACGGTCTCTCGCGTGAGGGCCCCTTCTCCCCCTTCGCGGCATTCGCGATGATCCAGTTCTTGGTGAACGTGGCGTTCTTCGGCGGGGCGTACCTCTTCGGCGAGCGCGCGTACACGAGCGCCATGGAGCGGGCCGCGCTCGAGGAGCGCACCCGCGAGCTCGAGCTCGAGCGCGAGCGCTCGGCTGCGCAGGCCGTTGCCCTCGACCGGGTGCGCATCGCCCGCGAGCTGCACGACGTGGTCGCGCACCACGTCTCGGCGATGGGGGTGCAGGCGGGTGCCGCACGCACGGTGCTGGAGCGCGATTCGGATGCCGCGCGCACCGCGCTGACCGGCGTCGAGACATCGGCACGGCAGGCGCTGAGCGAGCTGCGGCAATTGCTCGAGACGCTCCGCACCCCCGAGACCGACGCTCCCGGCGGATCGACGCTGCGGCTCGATGGGCTCGTCGAGCTGGTCGCGCACGCGAACGACAACGGCCTGCCGACAACGCTGTCCGTCGTGGGCGAGGCGACGCCGACGCCCGAGCTCGTGCAGGTGAACCTGTACCGCATCGCGCAGGAGGCACTCACGAACGCCCGCCGCCACGGCGGTCCCGGCGCGACGGCCGACGTGCGGCTGCGGTACGGGACGAGCGACGTCGAACTCGAGGTCGCGAACACCGGCCGCCCGCCCATCTCGGGCCGCGCAGGGCTCGGCCTCGTCGGCATGCGCGAGCGCGCGGCCGCCTCGGGCGGTTCGCTCGAGGCACGGGCTCGGCCTCGGGGCGGCTTTCTCGTGCGCGTGCACGTGCCGGTCTCCCCGGCGGTGCCGGCATGA